CTCGGCGCCCGCCAGCAGCCAGGCCTTCGCCCTGGTCGGCGTGGTGTTCATGGTGCCGATCATCCTGATCTACACCGCTTACAGCTACTGGGTGTTCCGCGGCAAGGTCAAGGTCGGCGAGGGCTATCACTGATGCACGAGGTCAAACAACCGCTGGCCAAGCGCCTGGCCTGGTTCGTACTGCTCTGGCTGGGCGGCGTGGCGGCCGTCGGCCTGCTCGCCTATGTCATCAAGTGGGGCATGGGCCTGGCCTAGTGGGCCAGGCGCGGATCGCCGCTCAGGCGTTCGTAGAGGAAGTCAGAGAGCGCGCGGATACGCCCCACCCGGCGCAGGTCGGGGTGGGTGAGAATCCAGATCGGCGTATCCAGCTCGGGCCGGGGCTCCGCCAGCCGCACCAGCTCGGCGCAGCCCTCGGCCAGCGGACAGAGCAGCAGCCCCAGCCCCATGCCCTGGCGCACGCACTGCAGCATGCCGACCAGGCTGTCGCTGCGCGCCACCACCTGTCCGGCGGGCACATGCTCGGACAGCCAAGCGGCCTGCTTGAGGTGCGCCAGCGACTCATCGAGGCCGACCCACAGGTGCTCGCTCAAGGACCGCTCACCCATTCTCGCCAGGTAGTCGCGAGAGCCGTAGAGCGCGGTCTGGATGCGCCCGGCGCAACGCCCCAGCAGATGCTCGGGTGGCTCGTGGGTGCCGCGTACCGCCATGTCCGCTTCCCGCGGCGTCAGGCGCAGGAACTCGTTGCGGCTGACCAGCTGCAGGCTGACGGCGCTGTGCAGGCGCTGGAAGTCGGCCAGCAGCGGCGTGAGCAGGCTGGCGAACAGGGTGTCGGTGGAGGTCAGGCGGATGCTGCCGCGGATCTGCTGCTCCAGTCCGCGCACCTGGCGCTCGGCGCCGCTGATCTGCTCGTCCAGGCCGCCCAGCCGCGCCACCAGCTCGTCCCCGGCCGGGGTCAGCACATAGCCCCCGGACTGGCGCTGCAACACGGCGACTCCCAGCCCCTGCTCGAAGTGCTGCAGCCGGCGCAGCACGGTGCTGTGGTTGACCCCGAGCTGGCGGGCGGCGGCACTGAGCGAGCCGTGCCGGGCAACCGCGAGGAAGAACTGCAGATCGCTCCAGTCCATCTGTGCATTTCCGCATAAGACAAATGCAGATAATGCAAATTTTCAGGCATCCACGCAAAGCGCAGACTGGCCATCCATCACTCGCTCGGGAGTCGCCATGTCCACGCTCACCCTCTCCGTTCGCCCCGACCTCGGCCTGCTGCTCCTGCGCGCGGCCCTAGCCGGCATGTGGCTCAGCCACGGGCTGCTGCTCAAACTGCTGACCTATGGCGCCGCCGGGCTGAGCGCCTGGCTGGTCGCGACCGGCCTGCCCGGGGCCCTGGCCTGGCCACTGATCCTGGCCGAAAGCCTCGGCGGCCTGCTGATCCTGCTGGGCCTGCACGGCCGCTGGGTCTCGCTCGCCCTGTTGCCGATCCTGTTCGGCGCCATCTGGGTCCATGCTGGCAACGGCTGGGTCTTCAGCAATGCCGGTGGCGGCTGGGAATACCCGCTGTTCCTGGCCGGCGCCTCGCTGGCGCACGTGCTGCTGGGCGACGGCCGCCTGGCCCTGAAGTGGTGAGCGCCATGCTCCCTCTGCAGCTGGTCAGCCACCCGCTCTGCCCCTATGTGCAGCGGGCCGCCATCGTCATGGCGGAAAAGGGCATCGCCTTCAGCCGTACCGACATCGACCTCGCCCACAAGCCGGACTGGTTCCTG
This DNA window, taken from Pseudomonas alcaligenes, encodes the following:
- a CDS encoding DUF2474 family protein, whose protein sequence is MHEVKQPLAKRLAWFVLLWLGGVAAVGLLAYVIKWGMGLA
- a CDS encoding LysR family transcriptional regulator, which gives rise to MDWSDLQFFLAVARHGSLSAAARQLGVNHSTVLRRLQHFEQGLGVAVLQRQSGGYVLTPAGDELVARLGGLDEQISGAERQVRGLEQQIRGSIRLTSTDTLFASLLTPLLADFQRLHSAVSLQLVSRNEFLRLTPREADMAVRGTHEPPEHLLGRCAGRIQTALYGSRDYLARMGERSLSEHLWVGLDESLAHLKQAAWLSEHVPAGQVVARSDSLVGMLQCVRQGMGLGLLLCPLAEGCAELVRLAEPRPELDTPIWILTHPDLRRVGRIRALSDFLYERLSGDPRLAH
- a CDS encoding DoxX family membrane protein → MSTLTLSVRPDLGLLLLRAALAGMWLSHGLLLKLLTYGAAGLSAWLVATGLPGALAWPLILAESLGGLLILLGLHGRWVSLALLPILFGAIWVHAGNGWVFSNAGGGWEYPLFLAGASLAHVLLGDGRLALKW